Genomic window (Pseudomonas azadiae):
CAGGGGCGGGTGAGTACCAACGAGGATGTGTTCAAGTACCAGGCCGGCGTGTACGCCAAGGCGGCAAACAACGAAGGGGTGAAACTCTCGATTCGCGGTTCGGGCCTGAACCGTAGCCCCGGTTCCCATGCCTCCGGCTTGTACGAAATGTTCGATGGCCTGCCGTTGACCGGGCCCGGCGGCACCCCCTACGAATTGAAAGATCCGCTGTGGCAAAGCCGCGTCGAAGTGCTGCGCGGCGCCAACGGGTTTGACCAGGGTGCCTTGGCCCTGGGCGGCGCGGTCAACTACGTGACCCACACGGGCTACGACGCGCCCAGGTTGCAGGTGCGCTACGAAGCGGGCAGCAAAGGCTATGCCCAGCGCGAGATCAGCTCGGGCCAGGTGCTGGGAGATGCCGACTACTACATCAGCCTCACTGACTCCGAGTCCGACGGCTACCAGCGCCAAAGCGCGGCCACCGGCAAGGGGGTGGCGGCCAACTTCGGCTACCGTTTCAACCCGGACCTGGAAACGCGCTTCTACTTGCGCTACCGCGAAACCACCAACGACACTCCCGGCAAACTCACGCGCGCGCAGATCAGCCATGACCCGCGCGCGGCCAACAGCCTCAATGCCGCCCGCGACGCCAAGCGTCTGCAACCAGGCTCCACCTGGATCGCCAACAAGACCACCCTGCAGTTGGATGACACGTCACGGCTTGAAGTCGGGCTTGCCTACCACGACTACCCCATGGACCTGCGCGAAGGCACCAACCGTCTGAAAGTCGCCTACACCGACATCAGCAGCACCCTCAGGTACATTCGTCAGGACACGCTGTTCGGCCACGACAGCCAGACCACCATTGGCCTGCGCACCACCCAGGCGATGCCCAATAACGGCGCCTCGGAATACGTGCGCACGCCTGCGGGTAACACCGTTTCCTACGCACCCGGCACCAAGACCCGCGACTACAGCTACCTGGGTTCCGACACCGTGTTGCAGATCGGCAACGACCTGGAACTGGTCCCAGACCTTTGGTTGACCACCGGCCTTGCGGCGATCTACACCCGCCGCGAAACAGCGGTCAGCTACCCCGACGGCCAGGCGCCGCTCAGCCAGCACGACTGGGACTACGCGCCGCGCGTCGGCCTGCGTTACGACTTCACCCCGCAGTTGCAGGTGTACGGCAACCTGAGCCGTTCGGTGGAGCCGCCGCACGCCTGGTCGATGATCTGGGGGTCCAACAAATATTTCACCAGCGGCCCGGCCAAAGGCTTGGCGCGCGAAGGGGTGAGCCTGAAAAACCAGACCGCCACCACCCTCGAAATCGGCGGCCGCGGCGAACAGTGGTTCGGCCAGTGGGACCTGGCGCTTTACCGTTCCGAAGTGCGTCACGAATTGCTCAGCGTGGAAACCCAGGCGCAAACCGCCACCAGCAGTGCCATCGTCGCCGAAGCCAATGCCAGCCCCACCGTGCACCAGGGCGTGGAACTGAGCCTGCTCAGCCCCTTGTGGGACGGCGGCGGCAACGGCCAGCTCGCCCTGCGCCAGGCCTACACCTTCAGCGACTTCCACTACCGCGACGATGATCGCTTCGGCGACAACACCTTGCCCGGCATCCCCAGGCATTACTATCAGGCACAACTGCGCTACAGCCACCCGACGGGTTTCTACACCAGTTTCAACACGGAGTATTCATCCAAAGTGGCGGTGGATTACGCCAATTCCTACTACGCCGCGTCCTACAGCATTTTCGGCGCCACGCTTGGCTACGACGCGCCAGGGCAGGACTGGCAGGCCTGGGTCGACCTGCGCAACCTGGCCAACCGGCGTTACGCCAACACCGTCACACCAGGCTATGACGATAAGGGCCTGGATGCCGCACGTTCGACACCGGCGGATGGCCGTGGCATCTACACCGGGGTGTCGTGGCGCTGGCGTTAACGTAGGCACTGGCTTGCCTGCGATACTTGTAGTGAGCGGGCTCGCCCCGCGCTGGGTGGCGAAGCCGCCCCAAAACCAGGTGCCTTAGTTATATCTGGAAGAATGCGTTGGCCCAAATTGGGGCGGCTTCGCCCCCCCAGCGCGGGGCAAGCCCGCTCACTACAGTTCATGTACCTGCAATCACTGACAACGGGAGCCCCTTGCTCCTACACCGTTTTACTGGCATTGTTTGCGCAATTGGTAACCTTTCCCATTTGAGATACTTTTGCGCATGCATGACATTCCGGCCGCGCGGGGCGATTCCGTCCGGCAGCAGACCCTTACGGCGATGTACAGCGAGCACCACGGCTGGCTGCACGGCTGGCTGCGCAAAAAACTGGGCTGTTCCCAGCATGCCGCCGACCTGGCGCACGACGCTTTCATTCGCGTGCTGATGCTGGCCGAGCCGCAAGCTATCAAGGAACCCCGTGCCTTTCTGGCCACTACGGCGGGGCGGCTGATGATCGACGGTGCCCGGCGTCGCCGCATCGAAAAAGCCTACATGGAAGCCCTCGTGATCCAGTGCGAAGACGCCGGCATGCCCGACCCGGCCGCGATTCACGTGGCGCTGCAAGCGCTTGAGCGCATCGCCGAGATGCTTGCCGGCCTGCCGGCCAAAGCCCGTGAAGCCTTCCTGTTGAGTCGCCTCGACGGGCTGACCTACAGCGAAATTGCCATGCGGCTGGGCGTCTCTTCCAGTACCGTCAAAAACTACATCTCCAGCGCCCTGGTGCACTGCTACCACAGCCTGCACCCGGCAGACCCGCTGGTATGAGTTCCGAGCAGATCATCCAGCAAGCGGCGCAGTGGCTGACGCGCCTGCACGACGAAGACGTCACCGACGCCGACCGCCAAGCGTTCAACGCCTGGTGCCAGGCCGACCCGCGTCACGCCGTGGCCATCGAACGCATGGGGGCGTTGTGGGGCAGCCTCGATACCTTGCCCGCCAAACCCGCCCGCGTTGCCCTGAACCACGCATTTGCCCCGCAGCGGCCGCGCGGCGCACAGGTGGTGGGCTTGCTCGGCGTGGTCCTGTGCGGCTGGCTGGGCCTGCAGCACCTGCCGGTCTGGATGGCCGACCAGCGCACCGGCGTCGGCGAGCGCCGGCACATCGCCCTCGCGGACGGCAGCCAGTTGCAGCTCAACAGCAACTCGGCGGTGGACGTCAAATTCGACGGCCATCAACGGGTCATCGAACTGCTGCAAGGCGAACTCTGGGTCGACGTGGCCAAGGATGCGCAACGGCCCTTCGTGGTCCGCACCGACCAGGGCACCGCCACTGCACTGGGTACGCGTTACCTGGTCAAGCGCGCGGCGGACGGCACCACGGTGGTGACCGTGATTGAGTCCAGCGTAGCGGTCAAAGGCGACGCCAGCGATGGAGTCAGGGTCTCGGCCGGCCAGCGTTCGGTCCTTGATCACGGCCGCGCCCAGCCACCGCAGACCCTGGCCGATACCGACCCCGATGCCTGGACGCGCGGCCTGCTCAAGGTCAACGACCAGCCCTTGAGCGACGTACTGCAAACCCTCGCTGGCTACCGCCAGGGCATGCTGCGCTTCGACCCCGAGGCCCTGCAGGACCTGCGGGTATCGGGTGTGTTCAAGTTGGACGATACGGCGGCGGCGCTGTCGTCCCTGGCGGATAACCTGCCGATCCAGGTGGAGTACTTCACTGACCTGTTGGTGGTGGTCAAGCCGCGCTAGATCAGCCGTCGTTCTGGCGTAGACGCTTGTACAAGGTATTGCGGCTCACCCCCAGCTCTCGCGCCAGGTGGGAAATGTTCCCGCCGGCGGCCTTCAAGCGCTGGGTCAGGTCGATGCTGTCGTCCAGGTACTCACTGGCGGGCAGCGGCGGCGCCAGGTTCAAGTCGACAAAAAAGTCATCCGGCAGATGCTCAGGGCGGATCGGTTGCTCCTCGGCCATTGCCAGCGCCACCTGCAACACGCTGCTCACCTGACGCAAATTGCCCGGCCACGGGTGCTGCTCGAACAGCGCCAGCA
Coding sequences:
- a CDS encoding TonB-dependent receptor family protein — its product is MLLRPPPLLFAALTFSSLAHAEDLQLAPVEVTSSEASAGEVAQAQLKSVPGGTNYIDMGSVQQGRVSTNEDVFKYQAGVYAKAANNEGVKLSIRGSGLNRSPGSHASGLYEMFDGLPLTGPGGTPYELKDPLWQSRVEVLRGANGFDQGALALGGAVNYVTHTGYDAPRLQVRYEAGSKGYAQREISSGQVLGDADYYISLTDSESDGYQRQSAATGKGVAANFGYRFNPDLETRFYLRYRETTNDTPGKLTRAQISHDPRAANSLNAARDAKRLQPGSTWIANKTTLQLDDTSRLEVGLAYHDYPMDLREGTNRLKVAYTDISSTLRYIRQDTLFGHDSQTTIGLRTTQAMPNNGASEYVRTPAGNTVSYAPGTKTRDYSYLGSDTVLQIGNDLELVPDLWLTTGLAAIYTRRETAVSYPDGQAPLSQHDWDYAPRVGLRYDFTPQLQVYGNLSRSVEPPHAWSMIWGSNKYFTSGPAKGLAREGVSLKNQTATTLEIGGRGEQWFGQWDLALYRSEVRHELLSVETQAQTATSSAIVAEANASPTVHQGVELSLLSPLWDGGGNGQLALRQAYTFSDFHYRDDDRFGDNTLPGIPRHYYQAQLRYSHPTGFYTSFNTEYSSKVAVDYANSYYAASYSIFGATLGYDAPGQDWQAWVDLRNLANRRYANTVTPGYDDKGLDAARSTPADGRGIYTGVSWRWR
- a CDS encoding FecR family protein; the encoded protein is MSSEQIIQQAAQWLTRLHDEDVTDADRQAFNAWCQADPRHAVAIERMGALWGSLDTLPAKPARVALNHAFAPQRPRGAQVVGLLGVVLCGWLGLQHLPVWMADQRTGVGERRHIALADGSQLQLNSNSAVDVKFDGHQRVIELLQGELWVDVAKDAQRPFVVRTDQGTATALGTRYLVKRAADGTTVVTVIESSVAVKGDASDGVRVSAGQRSVLDHGRAQPPQTLADTDPDAWTRGLLKVNDQPLSDVLQTLAGYRQGMLRFDPEALQDLRVSGVFKLDDTAAALSSLADNLPIQVEYFTDLLVVVKPR
- a CDS encoding sigma-70 family RNA polymerase sigma factor; the encoded protein is MHDIPAARGDSVRQQTLTAMYSEHHGWLHGWLRKKLGCSQHAADLAHDAFIRVLMLAEPQAIKEPRAFLATTAGRLMIDGARRRRIEKAYMEALVIQCEDAGMPDPAAIHVALQALERIAEMLAGLPAKAREAFLLSRLDGLTYSEIAMRLGVSSSTVKNYISSALVHCYHSLHPADPLV